A region of Lacinutrix sp. Hel_I_90 DNA encodes the following proteins:
- a CDS encoding LemA family protein: protein MIILFALISLVLLAAFYGVGIYNRLVKLKTLVAEAWSGIDVQLKKRYDLIPNLIETVKGYARHEKETFENVTKARSQAQNATTVEGQQAAENQLNKSLLNLFAVAEQYPELKANENFLSLQKELSSIEADIEKSRRYYNGTTRDYNILIDSFPSNIIAGMTNFSKAEFFEIDNQIEKQNPQVKF from the coding sequence ATGATAATATTATTTGCATTAATTAGTCTTGTATTATTGGCAGCATTTTATGGTGTTGGAATTTATAATAGATTAGTAAAATTGAAAACACTTGTGGCAGAGGCTTGGAGTGGAATAGACGTGCAATTAAAAAAGCGTTATGATTTAATTCCAAACTTAATAGAAACGGTAAAAGGTTATGCGCGTCATGAGAAAGAAACCTTTGAGAATGTAACAAAAGCTAGAAGTCAAGCGCAAAACGCGACGACTGTTGAAGGGCAACAAGCTGCAGAGAATCAATTAAATAAATCTTTATTAAACTTATTTGCAGTAGCTGAGCAGTACCCGGAATTAAAAGCAAATGAGAATTTTTTGAGCTTGCAAAAGGAATTGTCTAGTATAGAAGCTGACATTGAGAAATCAAGAAGGTATTATAATGGAACCACTCGAGATTATAATATTTTAATTGATTCTTTTCCTTCAAACATTATAGCCGGAATGACTAATTTTAGTAAAGCAGAATTTTTTGAAATTGATAATCAAATAGAAAAACAGAACCCGCAAGTAAAATTTTAA
- a CDS encoding DUF2207 domain-containing protein translates to MKQFFFIILLITSSFSLFAQSERVLSFHSDITVDTSSVITVKESIKIYATGTVFKRGITRSIPIERRDSLGLKNKLDYEILSVERDGEVSKFHTEKGNGEITIYVGEKNVFLNEGEYDYTITYRMSGQIRFFNNYDEIYWNVNGFGWDFPVDQVSSQVTLPAAGRIIQNSCYTGRYGSSDTNCSSIILSENSIRFSADNLSAGENLTIAVGFNKGIVNQPPPPPPPTFFQKFGALILSGLLSFLLLFYYGFTWLKFGVDPMKPTVYPQFDVPEKMTPASVGMIDKQRYHGDLITGSILNLAVKGYIKIEEDVEEHIFGLFKSKHYIIHKLKEDTGLINNEESVLFSKLFTTESTLVLDGKYDKKVESAVTAFKASLKKQHNSLIYQGINLKFWIVPILAMVAYVFSFFILTSGYFEGDNDVSVFFLFIVLNVIFFLIYQYLIRKPSIEKLRLKSLIDGFKMYMSAAEEKQIAYFNPPGLTPEIFEKLLPYAIALGVEAVWGEKFQNLINQSLIDKNYQPTWYAGNIGNFSTFNHSLNSSLSNSISSSATPPSSSGSGSGGGGFSGGGGGGGGGGGW, encoded by the coding sequence TTGAAACAATTCTTTTTTATTATACTATTGATAACGAGCTCTTTTTCTTTGTTTGCGCAAAGTGAAAGGGTTCTTTCATTTCATTCAGATATTACAGTAGATACTTCAAGCGTAATTACTGTAAAAGAGTCCATTAAAATTTACGCGACCGGAACTGTTTTTAAAAGGGGGATTACGCGCAGCATTCCAATTGAAAGAAGAGATAGTTTGGGTCTAAAAAATAAACTGGATTATGAAATTCTATCTGTAGAAAGAGATGGTGAAGTTTCAAAATTTCATACTGAAAAAGGGAATGGTGAAATCACCATTTACGTAGGAGAAAAAAATGTTTTTTTAAATGAAGGCGAATATGACTACACGATTACTTATCGTATGAGTGGTCAAATAAGGTTTTTTAATAATTATGATGAGATTTATTGGAATGTCAATGGGTTTGGATGGGATTTTCCTGTTGATCAAGTTTCTAGTCAAGTGACACTTCCAGCAGCAGGGAGAATTATTCAAAATTCTTGTTATACCGGTAGGTATGGAAGTAGCGATACAAATTGCAGTTCAATAATTTTATCTGAGAATAGCATTCGATTTAGTGCAGATAATTTAAGTGCCGGAGAAAACCTAACTATAGCAGTAGGTTTTAATAAAGGCATTGTAAATCAACCACCGCCACCACCACCACCTACATTTTTTCAAAAGTTTGGAGCCCTTATATTAAGTGGATTACTGAGTTTTTTGCTTTTGTTTTATTACGGATTTACTTGGTTGAAGTTTGGTGTTGATCCTATGAAACCAACAGTGTACCCACAGTTTGATGTACCAGAAAAAATGACACCTGCATCTGTAGGAATGATAGATAAACAGCGCTATCATGGTGATTTGATTACAGGGTCTATTTTAAATTTGGCAGTTAAAGGCTATATTAAAATTGAAGAAGATGTTGAAGAACATATTTTTGGATTGTTCAAAAGCAAGCACTATATAATTCATAAATTAAAAGAAGATACAGGTCTTATAAATAATGAAGAAAGCGTATTGTTTTCAAAATTATTTACAACTGAATCTACCTTAGTATTAGATGGTAAATATGATAAAAAAGTAGAAAGCGCAGTTACAGCATTTAAAGCATCATTAAAAAAACAGCATAATAGTTTAATTTATCAGGGTATTAATTTGAAGTTTTGGATAGTCCCAATTTTGGCAATGGTTGCCTATGTTTTCTCATTCTTTATTCTCACTTCAGGGTATTTTGAAGGCGATAATGATGTGTCGGTGTTTTTTCTATTTATCGTTTTAAATGTGATTTTCTTTTTGATATATCAGTATTTAATTAGAAAACCTTCCATTGAAAAATTGAGACTCAAATCATTGATCGATGGATTTAAGATGTATATGAGTGCTGCAGAAGAAAAACAAATAGCCTATTTTAATCCACCAGGTTTAACACCAGAAATTTTCGAAAAACTTTTGCCTTATGCCATAGCATTGGGTGTAGAAGCTGTTTGGGGAGAAAAATTTCAAAACTTGATTAACCAATCTTTAATTGATAAAAACTACCAACCCACATGGTATGCTGGAAATATTGGAAACTTCTCAACCTTTAATCATTCATTAAATTCATCACTGTCTAATTCCATTAGCAGTTCTGCAACCCCACCATCAAGTAGCGGTAGTGGTTCTGGCGGAGGTGGTTTCTCCGGCGGCGGCGGCGGCGGCGGTGGCGGCGGAGGCTGGTAA
- a CDS encoding acyl-CoA thioesterase, which produces MSTTEELINASETRIFKAIFPNTTNHYNTLFGGTALAMMDEASFICATRFSRKKVVTISTDKIDFEKPIPEGSIVELIARIFEVGTTSCTVKVDIFMENMYSYKRELTVTGFFKFVAVNTEMKPISILG; this is translated from the coding sequence ATGAGTACTACTGAAGAATTAATAAATGCCTCAGAAACCAGGATCTTTAAAGCAATATTCCCTAATACAACAAACCATTACAACACGCTTTTTGGCGGAACAGCATTAGCCATGATGGACGAAGCTTCTTTTATTTGTGCCACACGCTTTAGCCGAAAAAAAGTAGTCACCATATCTACAGATAAAATAGATTTCGAAAAACCCATTCCCGAAGGGTCAATTGTAGAGCTTATAGCACGAATATTTGAAGTTGGAACAACAAGTTGTACTGTAAAAGTCGATATTTTTATGGAAAACATGTACAGCTACAAAAGAGAATTAACGGTTACAGGATTCTTTAAGTTCGTGGCTGTCAATACTGAAATGAAACCAATCTCGATTTTAGGCTAA
- a CDS encoding NAD(P)H-dependent oxidoreductase has product MNVIDALKWRYATKTFDANKIISEEKLNILLEAFNLTATSYGLQPIKLVVLKNKALQKQLVAHTMNQEQVAQASHILVFCIERIVDTTNIENYFQRIKEIRNTPDSILNPFRDFLIEDFKNRPQENIALWATKQAYLAMGNLLTVCALEHIDACPMEGFSPKDYDTILNLKEKELQSVLIMPIGYRAEGDFMAKLGKVRKDLEDSVIVL; this is encoded by the coding sequence ATGAATGTAATTGATGCACTAAAATGGCGTTATGCCACCAAAACATTTGATGCTAATAAAATTATTTCAGAAGAGAAACTTAATATTCTTTTAGAAGCTTTTAATTTAACGGCTACTTCTTATGGTTTACAGCCTATCAAATTGGTCGTGCTAAAAAATAAAGCGCTACAAAAACAGTTAGTTGCACATACAATGAATCAAGAGCAAGTTGCGCAAGCCTCACATATTTTGGTTTTTTGTATTGAAAGGATTGTGGATACCACAAATATTGAAAACTATTTTCAGCGTATTAAGGAGATTAGAAATACACCAGATAGTATTTTAAATCCTTTTCGGGACTTTTTGATTGAAGATTTTAAAAACAGACCTCAAGAGAATATAGCGTTATGGGCAACAAAACAGGCCTATTTGGCTATGGGTAACCTGTTAACCGTATGTGCTTTAGAACATATTGATGCCTGTCCTATGGAAGGTTTTTCACCTAAAGATTACGACACTATTTTAAACTTGAAAGAAAAGGAACTACAGTCCGTTTTAATTATGCCAATAGGTTATAGGGCTGAAGGGGATTTTATGGCCAAATTAGGAAAAGTACGTAAAGATTTAGAAGACAGTGTTATCGTGTTGTAA
- a CDS encoding thioredoxin family protein, whose translation MKNIVLLLALCIGTLAFSQEEDYSNLNWLTDFDQAKKESVTSKKPILIYFTGSDWCKPCKSLKTDFFNSEAFEEKAEHFVLLLVDMPRRTDLITPEQKEKNKILVKKYNSEGGYPNIVALSQELKVIGELSGYTFLRETDRHFAFVDAIIEKY comes from the coding sequence ATGAAAAATATAGTTTTACTTTTAGCTTTGTGTATAGGCACACTTGCTTTTTCGCAAGAAGAGGATTATTCTAACCTGAATTGGTTAACCGATTTCGATCAGGCTAAAAAAGAATCAGTGACTTCTAAAAAGCCGATCTTAATTTATTTTACGGGTAGTGATTGGTGTAAACCTTGTAAATCTTTAAAAACCGATTTTTTCAATTCGGAAGCTTTTGAAGAAAAAGCGGAACACTTTGTTTTATTACTGGTAGACATGCCAAGACGCACAGATCTTATAACTCCAGAGCAAAAAGAGAAAAATAAAATTTTAGTTAAAAAATATAATAGCGAAGGCGGTTATCCTAATATTGTAGCACTTAGTCAAGAATTAAAGGTTATCGGTGAGTTATCTGGTTATACCTTTTTACGTGAAACCGATAGACATTTTGCATTTGTAGATGCTATTATAGAAAAATATTGA
- a CDS encoding DegT/DnrJ/EryC1/StrS aminotransferase family protein, whose product MPGFERFGTEERKELQDVLDNGVLMRYGFDGMRNGHWKAKSLEIELQKTLESKYAQLVSSGTAAVTVALASAGVGAGDEVIMPTFTFVASFEAILMLGAIPVLVDIDDTLGLDPSAVEAAVTEKTKAVMVVQMCGSMANMNALQTVCDTHGLVLIEDACQAIGGTYNSKPLGSVGDLGCFSFDFVKTITCGEGGAVITNNEKYYLNADHYSDHGHDHVGNDRGAETHPFLGYNFRISELHAAVGLAQIKRLPEFLAIQKKNYTILRAGLSQIPEVTFRTVPSGGEESYSFLNFFLPNLETARKTIEAFKNNGVDACWHYYDNSWHYVREWNHLKTAKSLFPLSAEIKTALNALNMASFKQSDHYIGRNISCLIKLSWTEEEVSSRADKMVEAIKASL is encoded by the coding sequence ATGCCAGGATTTGAACGCTTTGGAACTGAAGAACGTAAGGAATTACAAGATGTATTAGATAATGGTGTTTTAATGCGTTATGGTTTTGATGGGATGCGAAACGGACACTGGAAAGCCAAATCTTTAGAGATTGAATTGCAAAAAACATTAGAATCTAAATATGCACAATTAGTTTCTAGTGGGACTGCTGCGGTAACAGTTGCTTTAGCTAGTGCAGGAGTGGGGGCAGGAGATGAAGTGATAATGCCAACATTTACTTTTGTGGCAAGTTTTGAAGCCATCTTAATGTTAGGCGCCATTCCTGTGTTAGTAGATATAGATGATACACTAGGCTTAGACCCGAGTGCTGTTGAAGCCGCAGTTACTGAGAAAACTAAAGCCGTTATGGTGGTGCAAATGTGCGGGAGCATGGCGAATATGAATGCCTTACAGACTGTTTGTGATACTCATGGTTTAGTATTAATTGAAGATGCCTGTCAGGCTATTGGTGGGACTTATAACTCCAAACCTCTTGGAAGCGTTGGCGATTTAGGTTGTTTTTCTTTTGATTTTGTGAAGACAATAACATGCGGTGAAGGTGGTGCCGTAATTACTAATAATGAAAAGTACTATTTAAATGCAGATCACTATAGTGATCACGGCCATGATCATGTTGGAAATGATAGAGGTGCAGAAACACATCCTTTTTTGGGCTATAATTTTAGAATTTCAGAATTACATGCTGCTGTAGGTTTAGCGCAAATAAAACGCTTACCAGAATTTTTAGCGATTCAGAAAAAAAACTATACTATTTTAAGAGCAGGGCTGTCTCAAATTCCAGAAGTCACTTTTAGAACCGTACCCTCTGGTGGAGAGGAGAGTTACTCTTTTTTAAATTTCTTTTTACCAAATTTAGAAACTGCTAGAAAAACAATTGAGGCTTTTAAAAATAATGGTGTAGACGCCTGTTGGCATTACTACGATAATAGCTGGCACTATGTGCGTGAATGGAATCATTTAAAAACAGCGAAGTCGCTATTCCCTTTATCTGCTGAAATTAAAACAGCTTTGAACGCGTTGAACATGGCTTCTTTTAAGCAAAGTGATCATTATATAGGGCGCAACATTTCTTGTTTAATCAAACTGTCATGGACAGAAGAAGAGGTTAGTAGTCGTGCCGATAAAATGGTCGAAGCCATAAAAGCATCACTTTAA
- the ribB gene encoding 3,4-dihydroxy-2-butanone-4-phosphate synthase, translated as MITKTESKVAFKLNTIQEAINDIKAGKVIIVVDDEDRENEGDFLAAAELVTPEMINFMATHGRGLICAPLTENHCKDLGLQMMVTNNTDPLETAFTVSVDLKGNGVTTGISASDRALTIQALVNKETKPFDLARPGHIFPLVAKEGGVLRRTGHTEAAIDFARLAGLEPAGVIVEIMNEDGTMARLPQLIEVAKKFDLKLVSIEDLVAYRMDHDSLIEKKEDFNIETRFGNFRLRAYQQTTNNQVHIALTKGTWATNEPILTRVNSTLVNNDILGTLTNNADKKLDDMFRVVNKESKGAILFINQQSQSLNLLKRLSLLKDKQVDGEVVKAPAIAMDSKDFGIGAQILHDLNIHKLKLISNSQQTKRVGMIGYGLEIVEYVAY; from the coding sequence ATGATTACTAAAACCGAATCAAAAGTGGCTTTTAAATTAAATACCATTCAAGAAGCAATCAACGATATTAAAGCTGGGAAAGTAATAATTGTTGTTGATGATGAAGATAGAGAAAATGAAGGTGATTTCTTAGCTGCTGCAGAATTAGTAACACCAGAAATGATTAATTTCATGGCGACTCATGGCCGTGGTTTAATTTGTGCACCTTTAACTGAAAATCATTGTAAAGATTTAGGTCTACAAATGATGGTGACCAATAATACAGATCCTTTGGAAACCGCGTTTACCGTCTCGGTAGATTTGAAAGGTAATGGTGTAACCACAGGTATTTCTGCCAGTGATCGCGCATTAACAATTCAAGCCTTAGTAAATAAAGAAACCAAACCCTTTGATTTAGCAAGACCAGGTCATATTTTCCCTTTGGTAGCAAAAGAAGGTGGTGTACTTCGCCGTACAGGTCATACAGAAGCTGCTATAGATTTTGCTCGCTTGGCAGGTTTAGAACCCGCTGGTGTGATCGTGGAAATCATGAACGAAGATGGAACAATGGCACGATTACCGCAACTGATTGAGGTTGCAAAGAAATTTGATTTAAAACTGGTTTCTATTGAGGATTTAGTGGCCTATAGAATGGATCACGATTCTTTAATTGAAAAGAAAGAAGATTTTAATATCGAAACACGTTTTGGGAATTTTAGATTAAGAGCTTATCAACAAACCACTAATAACCAAGTACATATTGCTTTAACGAAAGGAACTTGGGCAACTAATGAGCCTATTTTAACCAGAGTAAATTCAACTTTAGTTAATAACGACATCTTAGGAACTTTAACCAATAATGCGGATAAAAAATTAGATGACATGTTTCGTGTCGTTAACAAAGAGAGCAAAGGCGCCATTCTCTTTATTAACCAACAATCACAGTCATTAAACTTGTTAAAGCGCTTAAGTCTGTTAAAAGACAAGCAAGTTGACGGAGAAGTTGTAAAAGCACCTGCGATTGCAATGGATAGCAAAGATTTTGGAATTGGCGCACAAATATTGCACGATTTAAACATTCATAAACTAAAACTAATTTCTAACTCGCAACAAACCAAACGTGTAGGCATGATTGGTTACGGCTTAGAGATTGTTGAGTATGTAGCATATTAA
- a CDS encoding LptF/LptG family permease has product MKILDRYILSSYLKTFISVFVILMLIFVLQAIWLYIKELAGKDLDVSTVLKFLFYITPTLIPLILPLTILLASIMVFGNFAENYEFAAMKSTGISLQRAMAGLSIFIVLLAITTFFFTNNVIPRAEFESYNLRKNIAKVKPQQFIAKGQFNQLGDNFNIKVEDKYGPEGRLLKKVVIHKGQTRIPGNHTVIIAKTGKLASAEDSEVLKLILFDGYYYDDTPPKKVQERKKNPHVKSTFKEYTINLDLSKLNTVDLEDKSFDSKYTMLSISELDTTTDSLITERHRSYEQFGETLYNRSNIATLNLTVNAKKDSIFKGNILDLFETKRQVQLLDYAINASSSTNQIIVAKQNNIKGETIWLNKHIMAMHEKFALSIACIILFFVGAPLGALIRKGGLGLPMVIAIVLFLSYHFIGIFAKNSAKDGSFNPALATWFSTLIMLPLSIYLTTRATADRGLFEFDHITIPVKNWYHSRFGNKKLIIKEDDDDTIVTGTLKVPSKTRTIIANKEYQSLFKTAIITFVFGLICFVLYFVFANNKLPQFATILMQLSGVLVVVSLFYFIKSKRIENKELIIEDSANTTSLASASEGKIKTKPTNKAQNSLFKTAVITFVFAFICFILYFVFTNNKRPQFASVVMQLSGILALVSLFYFIKSKRQS; this is encoded by the coding sequence GTGAAAATACTGGATAGATACATATTATCGTCTTATCTTAAAACTTTTATCAGCGTGTTTGTTATTCTCATGCTGATTTTTGTATTACAGGCTATTTGGCTATACATCAAAGAATTAGCAGGTAAAGATTTAGATGTTTCGACCGTTTTAAAATTTTTATTTTACATCACGCCTACTCTTATTCCTTTAATTCTGCCGCTTACTATCTTATTAGCATCTATCATGGTCTTTGGCAATTTTGCTGAAAACTATGAGTTTGCCGCCATGAAGTCTACAGGTATTTCCTTACAGCGTGCCATGGCGGGATTGAGCATATTTATTGTACTACTAGCCATAACCACCTTCTTTTTTACTAATAATGTGATTCCTAGAGCAGAATTTGAAAGTTATAATTTGCGAAAGAACATTGCCAAAGTAAAGCCACAGCAATTTATTGCAAAAGGTCAGTTTAACCAACTTGGGGACAATTTTAATATTAAAGTTGAAGATAAGTATGGTCCTGAAGGCAGGCTATTAAAAAAAGTAGTCATCCATAAGGGGCAGACTAGAATACCGGGGAATCATACGGTAATCATAGCAAAAACAGGAAAATTAGCAAGTGCTGAGGATTCTGAAGTTTTAAAATTAATTCTCTTTGATGGTTATTATTACGATGACACCCCTCCAAAAAAAGTCCAAGAGCGAAAAAAGAATCCCCATGTAAAAAGTACCTTTAAAGAATATACTATAAATCTAGACTTATCAAAATTAAATACTGTTGATTTAGAGGATAAAAGTTTTGACAGTAAATATACCATGCTATCTATTTCAGAATTAGATACTACTACAGATTCTTTAATTACGGAACGGCATAGAAGTTATGAGCAATTTGGTGAAACATTATACAATCGTTCTAATATAGCGACTTTAAACCTAACGGTTAACGCAAAAAAAGACAGTATATTTAAAGGTAATATTCTGGATTTATTTGAAACTAAGCGTCAAGTACAATTGCTGGATTATGCCATTAATGCATCCTCAAGTACCAATCAGATTATCGTTGCTAAACAAAATAATATTAAGGGTGAGACTATTTGGCTCAATAAGCACATTATGGCAATGCACGAAAAATTTGCTTTATCTATTGCTTGTATTATCTTATTTTTTGTTGGTGCTCCACTTGGTGCCTTAATTAGAAAAGGCGGTTTGGGCTTACCAATGGTGATTGCGATTGTCTTATTTTTAAGCTATCACTTTATTGGTATTTTTGCCAAAAACAGTGCAAAAGACGGGTCTTTTAACCCTGCATTAGCCACTTGGTTCTCTACGTTAATTATGCTGCCGTTAAGTATTTATTTGACCACTAGGGCGACTGCTGATCGTGGTCTTTTTGAATTTGATCATATTACTATTCCTGTAAAAAATTGGTACCATTCGCGTTTTGGAAACAAAAAACTAATCATTAAAGAAGATGATGACGATACTATTGTTACTGGAACTTTAAAGGTTCCTTCTAAAACAAGAACTATAATAGCAAACAAAGAATATCAATCATTATTTAAAACAGCTATAATAACTTTCGTTTTCGGTCTCATTTGCTTTGTTCTTTATTTTGTTTTCGCTAACAATAAATTACCGCAATTTGCCACAATTTTAATGCAGCTAAGTGGCGTTTTAGTAGTCGTTAGTCTATTTTATTTTATAAAAAGCAAACGCATTGAGAATAAAGAATTAATTATTGAAGACTCTGCGAATACCACATCCTTAGCTAGTGCTTCCGAAGGAAAAATTAAAACAAAACCAACAAATAAAGCGCAAAATTCATTATTTAAAACGGCCGTAATAACTTTCGTTTTTGCTTTCATTTGTTTTATCCTTTATTTTGTCTTCACAAATAATAAACGACCACAATTTGCTTCAGTTGTAATGCAACTCAGTGGTATTTTGGCGCTTGTTAGTCTGTTCTATTTTATAAAAAGTAAACGACAATCATAA
- a CDS encoding outer membrane lipoprotein carrier protein LolA, translating into MKKLLLLLLMTSATLFAQNDAKAKTLLSEVSTKVKSYDNIAIDFKYVLENTAENIKQETRGDVTMKGDKYHLNILGATRVFDGKKLYTISPDDEEVTISTENGEDSGTITPSKMLSFYEDGFSYKMDIVQNVRGRQIQYVKLIPIDSNSTIKYILLGIDAQTKHIYNLIEIGNNGTKTTLTVNSFKTNETISKTLFTFDESKYKDYYINKLD; encoded by the coding sequence ATGAAAAAACTATTACTATTGTTATTAATGACAAGCGCGACCCTTTTTGCTCAAAATGATGCGAAGGCAAAAACACTTTTATCTGAAGTTTCAACAAAAGTTAAAAGTTACGATAATATTGCAATCGATTTTAAATACGTTTTAGAAAACACTGCAGAAAATATTAAACAAGAGACAAGAGGAGACGTCACTATGAAAGGTGACAAATACCATTTAAATATTTTAGGCGCAACAAGAGTTTTTGATGGTAAAAAACTATACACTATAAGTCCAGATGATGAAGAGGTGACAATATCTACAGAAAATGGTGAAGATTCAGGCACGATTACACCAAGTAAAATGTTGTCTTTTTATGAAGACGGTTTTAGTTACAAAATGGATATTGTTCAAAATGTAAGAGGGCGTCAAATTCAGTATGTAAAATTGATTCCAATAGATTCAAATTCAACCATTAAATATATCCTCTTAGGTATAGATGCACAAACCAAGCACATTTACAACCTTATAGAAATTGGTAATAATGGGACAAAAACAACATTAACTGTTAATTCTTTTAAAACAAACGAGACTATCTCGAAAACCTTGTTTACTTTTGACGAGAGTAAGTATAAAGATTACTACATCAATAAACTAGACTAG